A window of Daucus carota subsp. sativus chromosome 2, DH1 v3.0, whole genome shotgun sequence genomic DNA:
TCAATTTCCTCCAAGTTAGTTGAATTTCTTAGCtgcaaaaatgaagagaacaCCCAGTCCTCAAATCACAAGGCATGGTCAAATCAATACACAAAACTCAAATCCACAAAATGGGTACTTGGGAAACAAGAATCAGAGGAAACCCCATGTCTTGAAAGCTTTTGCAAGAAAAGTATCTAAAGTTTTGAGCTTTATTAGCTGTAAGGGAGAACCCAACTCTAGTACACTTGAAAATGATGTTCATCATCATGGTATTGAGAAAGACTTTGCTGGTAAGTCTGTGTGTTTATATGTTTTGTGGATGTTGATTATGTATAGATACATgtgtttgtttaattatttccGGCCGCAACCAATGGGCTAACCTAGGCTGGAGTCCTGTTCCGGAATTTAgtagaattttaattttgttggttTAGGAtggaaaattatttatttatgatgaTAAACTTTGTGTTGGTCTAGACATATTATGAAGTACAATTTGCAGGCTTGTAATAAActcttaagagcatctccaactccTTAGCTAAAAGTCATTAATAGATactataaatgaaaatataaccTCTTGATGTTTGGCCAATCTCTAGAGTACTATAGCAAGATTTCACATCATTtactaatatattctatttatacaacttgaaataattattacatacaattttaaaatatagtcaatcaatatagttggagatgctctaagatttTAATAGGATTGTTCATCTATGAGAACTTATATTCAGGTTCAGTACCCATAATATTCTTAAATTGTGGCCCTTGGTGGAATTTTAATGGATGTCCATTCAAGTGTAAGACATGTGATAATGTTTGAGTAGGTATGTGGTCATTTGACAAGAAAAAAGTTGTGATTAGGTTTGGCTGATTAATTGCTGTATAGTTTGTAGTAATGGCAAATGTCCTGCTCTGCAGCATCAGAAGATACTTCTTCAAAAAGCAGTAGCAGAAATAAGTTTATAAATTCACCAGAATATATGAAGGCCTTGAGTGGTGAGAAACCAAAAAGGGTTAGTTATACGATTGAAGAGATTATCAAGGGGACAGCTAATTTCTCAACAGCAAACAAAATTGGAGAAGGAGGGTTTGGTATTGTGTACAGAGCTAAGCTAAAAGATGGATCTTTTGTTGCGGTAAAGAGGGTGAAGAAAAAGGTAAGAAGAGACATTTCAGTAcaaaggtttttttttaatagtcgAGCTGTTTTTATAGATATGCATGTTTTGTGAAGTTGAATTAAGGTCTAACttcatttgaaaaataaaatatatgagaaGACTTGACATGTTTATGTGTTACAAAAATTAGTACATTTACATATGTAAAGTTACTTGAAATTCTTCTCGCAGAACCTGAATGATAGGACATCGTCAACGGAGTTCAGAAATGAAATCCTTACTCTAGCAAAGATTGAGCATTTAAATTTGGTTAAGCTTTTTGGTTTTCTGGAGCAGAGAGATGAACATCTGATAATAGTTGAATATGTTGGGAATGGAACACTTCAGGAACATCTGGATGGTAAGCGAACAATCTTTATAAGCACCCTTTTTAATGTAATTCACGCCTTTTGTGTTTGTATCcaccaaattataaaaaaaatacgatAATATACACGTACACAAAAATAAATACCACAAAAATATAGATGCTCGCCTTACCTTGATGCAAAGCTCTTTTCTGTATCTCTGTATAAGCAACTCTCTAATTTTGCATACTCCTCACATATGTTACTGTTGTAGGTGGAGACAGCATTTGCTCACCTTCGAAATCATATAACCgtccatatttatttatttataagctGTAAGCTCTATAATTTTCTAGTCCTTATATGTTTTAGACTCTCATTGGtgattaatacaattttttttatcttagaAAGGATCTTAATTCTTACCACATTCTATTTCCCACCAAAATATTATCAAGTACATCACGATATATTGACAAATGTCTGTGAATCACTTCTTGACTATATGAAGAATATTTCTTGTTGTGGTAGTATATACAGAAACTTCTGATTCATTTTGCAATAGTTTAATAAATGTTGATATATCCTAAAACCAAAGAATGTACAACCTTACACTTCAATCTTAATATTGTCATAACAGGGATACTTCTACCCTGAATATGACATTGCTTGTTTTAAACTACAAATACATATGTTGTTGTGTGTTCAAgtagtttaaaatatattgctCAATTGCTAGTGATCTGTCGTGCAGGGATGTGCGGGAAAGGACTTGAAATTGGAGAGCGTTTGGACATTGCTATCGATGTGGCTCATGCAATAACTTATCTGCACACTTATACAGGTATTTGCTATGTTACTTAAAGGAACTGCCGGAGACATGTTCATATGCCAAATTGCCTACTCGATGCCAACTGCATAGGATCCACAGCTTTTATTCTTTAGAACTTCTTGCAGAGTTAAACTGGCTTGAAATTTTTTTCCATGTACTACAGATCCTCCCATAATTCATCGAGACATAAAAGCATCAAACATCCTTGTCACAGAAAAGCTCCGTGCCAAAGTGGCAGACTTTGGAATTGCACGGCTAGCTCCTGAAGATCCTGGAGCAACTCACATTTCTACAGAAGTCAAAGGAACGGCAGGGTACTTGGATCCTGAGTACCTGATGACACAACAACTTACTGAAAAGAGTGATGTTTATTCCTTCGGGGTACTTCTTGTTGAGCTGATAACAGGAAGGCAGCcaatagatctaaagagaccaGTCAATGAGAGGATCACTATAAAATGGGTAAGTAGAGATTAGAGAACTGCATGAATCCAAAGTGGTACATTTCACATGAAAACATATTCTAAACTGTTTTTATTATACTTGCATgttcatataatattttgtttggCCATCCATTTTACACTTCAATTCAACAGG
This region includes:
- the LOC108206389 gene encoding calmodulin-binding receptor-like cytoplasmic kinase 1 isoform X2, translated to MSCSAASEDTSSKSSSRNKFINSPEYMKALSGEKPKRVSYTIEEIIKGTANFSTANKIGEGGFGIVYRAKLKDGSFVAVKRVKKKNLNDRTSSTEFRNEILTLAKIEHLNLVKLFGFLEQRDEHLIIVEYVGNGTLQEHLDGMCGKGLEIGERLDIAIDVAHAITYLHTYTDPPIIHRDIKASNILVTEKLRAKVADFGIARLAPEDPGATHISTEVKGTAGYLDPEYLMTQQLTEKSDVYSFGVLLVELITGRQPIDLKRPVNERITIKWALKKLKEGDAIMTMDQRLRRNPASIMVVEKVLKLARQCLAPSRQDRPLMKKCVETLWRIRKDYNEKCVNSAASAFANSANVVEGDARKKRHNYFGIEDSESYRFRSA
- the LOC108206389 gene encoding calmodulin-binding receptor-like cytoplasmic kinase 2 isoform X1; translation: MKRTPSPQITRHGQINTQNSNPQNGYLGNKNQRKPHVLKAFARKVSKVLSFISCKGEPNSSTLENDVHHHGIEKDFAASEDTSSKSSSRNKFINSPEYMKALSGEKPKRVSYTIEEIIKGTANFSTANKIGEGGFGIVYRAKLKDGSFVAVKRVKKKNLNDRTSSTEFRNEILTLAKIEHLNLVKLFGFLEQRDEHLIIVEYVGNGTLQEHLDGMCGKGLEIGERLDIAIDVAHAITYLHTYTDPPIIHRDIKASNILVTEKLRAKVADFGIARLAPEDPGATHISTEVKGTAGYLDPEYLMTQQLTEKSDVYSFGVLLVELITGRQPIDLKRPVNERITIKWALKKLKEGDAIMTMDQRLRRNPASIMVVEKVLKLARQCLAPSRQDRPLMKKCVETLWRIRKDYNEKCVNSAASAFANSANVVEGDARKKRHNYFGIEDSESYRFRSA